One genomic region from Frateuria soli encodes:
- a CDS encoding cytochrome c oxidase subunit 3, translating to MGQQQAYFVPAKSQWPIVAAVVMFLTVFGAAHWLNAPPGEAGFGKTVISIGFIGVLLMFFGWFRSVIHESLSGKYDAQVDRSFRMGMMWFIFSEVMFFAAFFGALFYTRMFSVPWLGGEGHGVLTHQFLWNDYAAAWGAGGGNGPGNIGGDFETVAPWGLPLLNTLILLTSSVTVTIAHHALKAGHRGKVLVFLGLTVLLGATFVYAQAHEYIEAYKELNLTLHTGVYGSTFFMLTGFHGLHVTLGTIMLAIIWLRVLRGHFSPDHHFGFEAVAWYWHFVDVVWLGLFMFVYIL from the coding sequence ATGGGTCAGCAGCAAGCGTATTTCGTACCGGCCAAGAGCCAGTGGCCGATCGTGGCCGCGGTGGTCATGTTCCTCACCGTGTTCGGTGCCGCGCACTGGCTGAATGCGCCGCCGGGTGAAGCGGGCTTCGGCAAGACGGTCATCTCGATCGGCTTCATCGGCGTCCTGCTGATGTTCTTCGGCTGGTTCCGCTCGGTGATCCACGAGTCACTGTCGGGCAAGTACGACGCCCAGGTTGACCGCTCGTTCCGCATGGGCATGATGTGGTTCATCTTCTCCGAGGTGATGTTCTTCGCCGCGTTCTTCGGCGCGCTGTTCTACACCCGCATGTTCTCGGTGCCGTGGCTCGGTGGCGAGGGCCATGGCGTGCTGACCCACCAGTTCCTGTGGAACGATTACGCGGCCGCCTGGGGCGCCGGCGGCGGCAATGGGCCGGGCAACATCGGCGGAGACTTCGAGACGGTGGCGCCGTGGGGCCTGCCGCTGCTCAACACCCTGATCCTGCTTACCTCCAGCGTCACAGTGACCATCGCGCACCACGCGCTGAAGGCCGGCCATCGCGGCAAGGTCCTGGTGTTCCTGGGCCTGACCGTGCTGCTGGGCGCGACCTTCGTGTATGCCCAGGCGCACGAGTACATCGAGGCCTACAAGGAGCTCAACCTCACGCTGCACACCGGCGTGTACGGCTCGACCTTCTTCATGCTGACCGGCTTCCACGGCCTGCACGTGACGCTGGGCACGATCATGCTGGCGATCATCTGGCTGCGCGTGCTCAGGGGCCACTTCAGTCCCGACCACCACTTCGGTTTCGAGGCGGTGGCGTGGTACTGGCACTTCGTCGACGTGGTGTGGCTGGGCCTGTTCATGTTCGTCTACATCCTCTGA